The sequence NNNNNNNNNNNNNNNNNNNNNNNNNNNNNNNNNNNNNNNNNNNNNNNNNNNNNNNNNNNNNNNNNNNNNNNNNNNNNNNNNNNNNNNNNNNNNNNNNNNNNNNNNNNNNNNNNNNNNNNNNNNNNNNNNNNNNNNNNNNNNNNNNNNNNNNNNNNNNNNNNNNNNNNNNNNNNNNNNNNNNNNNNNNNNNNNNNNNNNNNNNNNNNNNNNNNNNNNNNNNNNNNNNNNNNNNNNNNNNNNNNNNNNNNNNNNNNNNNNNNNNNNNNNNNNNNNNNNNNNNNNNNNNNNNNNNNNNNNNNNNNNNNNNNNNNNNNNNNNNNNNNNNNNNNNNNNNNNNNNNNNNNNNNNNNNNNNNNNNNNNNNNNNNNNNNNNNNNNNNNNNNNNNNNNNNNNNNNNNNNNNNNNNNNNNNNNNNNNNNNNNNNNNNNNNNNNNNNNNNNNNNNNNNNNNNNNNNNNNNNNNNNNNNNNNNNNNNNNNNNNNNNNNNNNNNNNNNNNNNNNNNNNNNNNNNNNNNNNNNNNNNNNNNNNNNNNNNNNNNNNNNNNNNNNNNNNNNNNNNNNNNNNNNNNNNNNNNNNNNNNNNNNNNNNNNNNNNNNNNNNNNNNNNNNNNNNNNNNNNNNNNNNNNNNNNNNNNNNNNNNNNNNNNNNNNNNNNNNNGTGGAGCTGCTCGAATTGCTGAAAACGTCGGCTCATGAGTTTTTCGCACAAGCTCCTGAGGAAAAAGCGATATACCTAAAAGAAGTGAGTCCAAGCAAGTTGGTTAAGTACGGAACGAGCTTCGTGCCAGATAAGGAGAAGGCGATTGAGTGGAAGGATTATGTGAGCATGATGTACACCAGTGACCATGAGGCTCTTCAACACTGGCCTCAACCATGCAGGTACGTATATAAATGAactaaatctatattaatatttatacatCAAACTTGTGTTATATAAATGGAGTATAAATGTTAGGAAATTCATGTTGAAATACgatgaaatgtaaaattatatatatagacttttaTTGgaatttaaatatacaaaacttaacatataatatatgtgtGACGACAGAGAGGTGGCACTTAAGTTCATGAAGTCATCCATGGAAATGGTGAAAAATGTAGTCAACATTCTGATGGAGAATGTAGGAGTGAAACtagaagaagagaggatgaatGGTTTGATGGGAACCAAGATGGTCAACATGAATTACTACCCCACCTGTCCGAGCCCCGAACTGACCATTGGCGTTGGCCGTCACTCCGACATGGGTATGTTGACTGTTTTATTACAAGACGGCATTGGTGGTCTCTACGTTAAACTAGACAACGGTGAATGGGCCGAGATCCCTCCTGTCCACGGAGCTTTGGTCATCAACATAGGCGACACTATGCAGGTTTGTCAAAACGAATTTACAATGAATGGgcttatacatatattttatatactataaatgTGGTAtccatatttatttttgatattctaatacaaatatataaaactttcaACAGATTTTGAGCAATGGGAAGTACAAAAGTGCGGAGCATAGGGTTCGAACCACAAACATCGGATCAAGAGTCTCTGTGCCCATTTTCACGGCACCTAATCCCTCAGAGAAGATAGGACCATTGCCGGAAGTTGTGAAACGCGATGGAGTGGCTAGATACAAGGAGTTGTTGTTTCAAGACTACATGAATAACTTCTTCGGCCAACCACACGACGGCAAAAAATCTCTCGACTTCGCACGTGCCGAGTGATACTATCAGCAGTTGTCACGTATTAAATCAACCACAACTACGCGAAGatgtttctcctttttatcctttgtccttttttttttttatccttagTCCCACGTTAAACTgagttgttgtttctctttttttttttcttttctttttgatgtaatttttttttatcctgcTCGATCCCCAtgttttttgactttttgttttggtacaatctataaattaataaaatctgCCTTCTTTGGGGGAATCCTTAAACCTGATGAATCTTTATGAAATTTTTCATGCATATTATATTAGGTTGAATGgtggttgttttatttttattaaaccaaGAATTTCAAAGTCCCAGAGTCTGACCTacctattgattttttttactgcaatgattttttttttaccaattccTCCATGGATTTCCAATCTCTGGACTTTTCGCCTCatttataatattagaatttgaATTTCCATTATTATTTCCATATTTCATCTCGCTTTCATGGCATACTATATTTACGATTTAGACTTATCGGGTTCTGTTTgtccccccaaaaaaaaagacttatcGGGTTCTAGGCCTTTCACAAATTTTCGTTGACTattagaagaagagaacaaaaatcatattttaaaactacaCTGTTTATTAAAAATGCCAATTATATGGTGCAATTTTAAAGAAAGTCGGTGTGACGTAAGCGGTAGGGGATTCTGAGACTTTCAAGTTATGACGTGAATCGTGTACTTCAAACAATGTGACGTTATATGTTTACGGATTATTCAAACCTCGTGCTTTTTGCTTCCTTcttcaaattttccttttttacttgTAAAAGAGTAAATTTCCACTTACGCCCAATTAAAACTCGTTAACTCACAAGACACCACGGATTAGAATAATATTCCATAAAATTAAACGTGTTTAAAGAACCTTAAACCActttgttaaaacttaaaagtaactTTCTTTTACTTATATCTTACATCATATTATGGTCGATCACATCGTTTACTATGACCAAATTCATATTGATTATTACTAACATTAATCCAAAAACGATAAATTCCTATTGCTTATCCTGCCAGCCTCTATTCAAATCTAAGTTTTTACATGAAACAATTTAAGGCAAGTTAGGCAACTATAATGTCTCTTTCTGtcttttaaaagtcaatatATACCACGATAGGATAAAACCAGGGactagcttcttttttttttagtatcaaCGATCCGAAGACCCATTTTGATTAACCATGCACGTCTTTTCCTCTCATAATATATACTAGGTTTAACCATCGAATCgttgcattttttttcttttcccactTGCCTCTGGCGTCCCATGACTCCCATCGCGCGCGCATGCATTATGCTTCGAGCTAGTTACAAATTTCAGTGTTTCTTATATATTGGAGACGTACGTATGATAATGGACCAAACTTTTggaatatatgattaaatatgtCATATATACCGATACATAAGACAAATACATATGTCATAAAAAACTAATACATGGTGTTAAtggtttaaattatttttccgcgacaatgtttttttccttgtaagttttttattaaataaatgataaattagtttccgtaattttgtaaaacataattaattaaataagatatatatatatgtaataggACAAAAAGGTTTAGAATAGATGGAGAGGAAGATGTCCAACAAGAACAACTTGGGGTCAACCATTGATGACTCTGGTAAATGATCCTTTGACTTGACCAGCTGCTACGAATTGACTCaataaattgaaacaaacagTATATA comes from Camelina sativa cultivar DH55 chromosome 19, Cs, whole genome shotgun sequence and encodes:
- the LOC104765057 gene encoding feruloyl CoA ortho-hydroxylase 2-like — encoded protein: MAIINFEDQTTLYNFVVKEGNGVKGMIDSGLSSVPQPFVQPISERIPTQNALKCEASQPIDLSHLNGPHHKEVAKQIVEAAETLGFFQVVNHGVSVELLELLKTSAHEFFAQAPEEKAIYLKEVSPSKLVKYGTSFVPDKEKAIEWKDYVSMMYTSDHEALQHWPQPCREVALKFMKSSMEMVKNVVNILMENVGVKLEEERMNGLMGTKMVNMNYYPTCPSPELTIGVGRHSDMGMLTVLLQDGIGGLYVKLDNGEWAEIPPVHGALVINIGDTMQILSNGKYKSAEHRVRTTNIGSRVSVPIFTAPNPSEKIGPLPEVVKRDGVARYKELLFQDYMNNFFGQPHDGKKSLDFARAE